One part of the Futiania mangrovi genome encodes these proteins:
- a CDS encoding HlyD family type I secretion periplasmic adaptor subunit, with protein sequence MAKQTDIAAWLKTRLGRVDPARLRSLLGTTGLSGLFSGRAGEDERKAAGAKSVRKVPVDPWPTAAAGVLVVALGLGGFTAWAGTAQLAAGAIAQGMVTSATKRKTVKHLEGGIVAEIRVQEGDSVKAGDVLFTLEDTRARATMELLEAQVMAERAAEARLLAERDGADTLEIPLEVGEAAEAGNPRAQAAMASQMSLFSARNEQLGGQIDILESRIEQYEQQIEGTRAEQQAAEEQTRIIREELEGLQKLLAAGHTNRTRVLALERAVAELEGQRGSRIARISQAKVAIGEARIQMIQVREDYRRRVLEELRETQDRLVDLEQRLKSARDVYERLVIRAPIDGTVLRSAVNTVGGVVSPGEPLMDIAPAEDDLTIEARIRPTDIDIVHAGLPAQIRITAFDQRMTPPLDGTVVQVAPDIVTDQQTGVSYYVARIAVPDEELAGLQDAQLVAGMPAEIVVAAQERTALDYLLDPVRHILQRAFREM encoded by the coding sequence ATGGCTAAGCAAACGGACATCGCGGCCTGGCTCAAGACCCGCCTCGGGCGGGTGGACCCGGCGCGGTTGCGCTCCCTGTTGGGCACGACCGGGCTGTCGGGCCTGTTCTCCGGACGTGCGGGCGAGGATGAGCGCAAGGCTGCCGGCGCGAAGTCGGTCCGCAAGGTGCCCGTCGATCCCTGGCCCACGGCAGCTGCCGGCGTGCTTGTCGTGGCGCTGGGCCTCGGCGGTTTCACAGCCTGGGCCGGGACGGCGCAGCTTGCTGCCGGCGCCATCGCGCAGGGCATGGTCACCTCGGCCACCAAGCGCAAGACGGTGAAGCACCTCGAGGGCGGCATCGTCGCCGAGATCCGCGTTCAGGAAGGCGACAGCGTGAAGGCAGGCGATGTCCTTTTCACGCTCGAGGACACGCGCGCGCGCGCGACGATGGAACTTCTCGAGGCCCAGGTGATGGCCGAGCGGGCGGCGGAAGCCCGTCTCCTCGCCGAGCGCGATGGGGCCGATACGCTCGAGATTCCGCTCGAGGTCGGCGAGGCCGCGGAGGCCGGGAACCCCCGCGCCCAGGCGGCCATGGCCTCGCAAATGTCTCTCTTCTCCGCCCGCAACGAACAACTGGGCGGCCAGATCGACATTCTGGAAAGCCGGATCGAGCAGTACGAGCAGCAGATCGAGGGAACGCGCGCCGAGCAGCAGGCCGCCGAGGAGCAGACGCGGATCATCCGCGAGGAGCTCGAGGGCCTGCAGAAACTGCTCGCCGCCGGCCACACGAACCGCACGCGCGTTCTTGCGCTGGAACGCGCCGTCGCCGAACTCGAAGGCCAGCGGGGGTCCCGCATCGCACGCATCTCGCAGGCGAAGGTCGCGATTGGCGAGGCCCGCATCCAGATGATCCAGGTGCGCGAGGACTATCGCCGCCGGGTGCTCGAGGAACTGCGCGAGACGCAGGACCGCCTCGTCGACCTGGAGCAGCGGCTGAAGTCGGCCCGCGACGTCTACGAGCGGCTGGTGATCCGCGCGCCCATCGACGGAACGGTCCTGCGCAGCGCCGTCAACACCGTGGGCGGCGTGGTCTCGCCCGGAGAGCCGCTGATGGACATTGCGCCCGCCGAGGACGACCTTACCATCGAGGCACGCATCCGCCCGACGGACATCGACATCGTGCACGCCGGATTGCCGGCGCAGATCCGCATCACGGCGTTCGACCAGCGCATGACGCCGCCGCTCGACGGCACGGTGGTGCAGGTTGCGCCCGACATCGTGACGGACCAGCAGACGGGCGTCAGCTACTACGTCGCCCGTATCGCCGTGCCGGACGAAGAGCTTGCGGGCCTGCAGGATGCACAGCTCGTGGCCGGGATGCCTGCGGAAATCGTCGTCGCGGCGCAGGAGCGGACTGCCCTCGACTATCTTCTCGACCCGGTTCGCCACATCCTGCAGCGCGCCTTCCGCGAGATGTAG
- a CDS encoding type I secretion system permease/ATPase, with translation MTRKTGDAGEGFKALRSAFLATAGFSMVINLLMLVSPVYMMQVYDRVLTSQSGETLVALTAVAVGLLVIYGVLEGVRGRMLIRIGNAFDERIRRPVFNALALRALTAGAGGRLAGLRDVDTVRQFLTGAGPAAFFDAPWIPVYLLVIFLIHPVLGGIAVAGAVLLIGMALATEWISRTRLREAGQHLGEAEQFADQTVRNIEALRAMGMTGRARTRWLGRWYRGLSLQSEAADWVAVLQGLSKALRIVLQVGVLAGGASLVLVHEMSAGMMIAASIIVGRAVAPVEQMIGSWRGFVGARGAYDRLKELLAAFPEPGKRMRLPRPEGQVTVENAAAVAPGGREPILRGISFAMEPGEVMAVIGPSASGKSTLARLLVGVWPAAAGAVRLGGADVFRWAHGDLGRYVGYVPQDVELFDATVKENIARLGDIDPQKVVDAARLAGVHELILSLPDGYETRIGEGGRALSGGQRQRIALARALYDNPAFVVLDEPNANLDHDGDLALLKCIAELKRRGITVVLISHRPSMLQGVDRILVLRDGMVSALGPRDEILNRTAQPLPFFKPSHQITTQPGDDQAGDEASAANDPHGGGGAPGAGGGAANQAATDDHDAAAREAPGRARRVLEHFKEAVNG, from the coding sequence ATGACGCGCAAGACGGGAGATGCGGGCGAGGGATTCAAGGCGCTCAGATCCGCATTTCTGGCGACCGCGGGTTTCAGCATGGTCATCAACCTGCTGATGCTGGTTTCGCCGGTCTACATGATGCAGGTCTACGATCGCGTGCTGACGAGCCAGAGCGGGGAGACGCTCGTGGCTCTGACGGCGGTGGCGGTCGGGCTGCTGGTGATCTACGGCGTGCTGGAGGGGGTGCGTGGGCGGATGCTGATCCGCATCGGCAACGCCTTCGACGAGCGCATCCGGCGTCCCGTGTTCAATGCGCTCGCGCTTCGCGCGCTGACCGCGGGGGCAGGAGGGCGTCTGGCCGGTCTGCGCGACGTGGACACGGTCCGCCAGTTCCTGACGGGGGCGGGGCCGGCTGCGTTCTTCGACGCACCCTGGATTCCGGTATATCTCCTCGTCATCTTCCTCATCCATCCGGTTCTCGGCGGGATTGCCGTCGCCGGCGCGGTGTTGCTGATCGGCATGGCGCTTGCCACCGAATGGATCTCGCGCACGCGCCTCAGGGAGGCGGGACAGCACCTGGGCGAGGCCGAACAGTTCGCCGACCAGACCGTCCGGAACATCGAGGCCCTGCGCGCCATGGGCATGACGGGCAGGGCACGGACGCGCTGGCTCGGGCGTTGGTACCGCGGGCTGTCGCTGCAATCCGAGGCGGCAGACTGGGTCGCCGTCCTGCAAGGCCTGTCCAAGGCGCTCCGCATCGTCCTGCAGGTGGGCGTGCTGGCGGGAGGCGCTTCCCTCGTCCTGGTGCACGAGATGTCGGCAGGCATGATGATCGCCGCCTCGATCATCGTCGGCCGGGCGGTTGCGCCGGTCGAGCAGATGATCGGTTCGTGGCGCGGCTTCGTCGGCGCGCGCGGCGCCTATGACCGGTTGAAGGAGCTGCTTGCAGCCTTCCCCGAGCCTGGCAAGCGCATGCGACTGCCCCGGCCGGAAGGTCAGGTGACGGTGGAGAACGCGGCAGCGGTTGCCCCCGGCGGGCGCGAGCCGATCCTTCGCGGCATTTCCTTTGCGATGGAACCGGGCGAGGTGATGGCCGTCATCGGCCCCAGCGCGTCCGGCAAGTCGACGCTGGCGCGCCTGCTCGTCGGCGTCTGGCCCGCGGCGGCCGGCGCCGTCAGACTGGGTGGCGCGGACGTGTTCCGCTGGGCGCACGGCGATCTCGGGCGCTATGTCGGCTATGTGCCGCAGGACGTGGAACTGTTCGACGCGACCGTGAAGGAGAATATCGCGCGCCTGGGCGACATCGACCCGCAGAAGGTGGTGGACGCGGCCCGGCTTGCCGGTGTGCACGAACTGATCCTGTCGCTTCCCGACGGGTACGAAACCCGTATCGGCGAGGGCGGGCGCGCGCTGTCCGGCGGCCAGCGCCAGCGGATCGCGCTCGCCCGCGCGCTCTACGACAACCCGGCGTTCGTGGTGCTCGACGAGCCGAACGCCAATCTCGACCATGACGGCGACCTTGCGCTGCTGAAGTGCATCGCGGAACTGAAGCGCCGGGGCATCACTGTCGTGCTCATCTCGCACCGGCCCAGCATGCTGCAGGGCGTCGACCGCATCCTCGTCCTGCGCGACGGCATGGTGAGCGCGCTCGGCCCCCGCGACGAGATCCTCAACCGCACGGCCCAGCCGCTCCCGTTCTTCAAGCCATCGCACCAGATCACGACCCAGCCGGGAGACGATCAGGCCGGTGACGAAGCATCGGCCGCGAACGATCCGCATGGGGGCGGAGGCGCACCGGGCGCGGGCGGCGGCGCAGCGAACCAGGCTGCAACGGACGATCACGATGCGGCGGCCCGCGAGGCGCCCGGACGCGCGCGGCGCGTCCTGGAACACTTCAAGGAGGCGGTCAATGGCTAA
- a CDS encoding TIGR03013 family XrtA/PEP-CTERM system glycosyltransferase, with protein sequence MLNLFGHYVRANTVLLGIAEFLFLGVAFYLLALLLLGAAAGAGEQHFVLTRVLVPTCVLMLTMFSLGLYEPRARHDLRVFLIRLLASCLAGGFVLFLFFILVGTGARDAGLTGFSASGVAFVVVLVLWFAFNAITRSEAFRTRMIVLGTGERAGEVASLAAQPGSSLSVASMLSASDIKDTETGEARNLLDLCRRTGATEIVVALQERRGVLPVSELLACRMHGINVTDYSTFCERESGKVDLDNVYPSWLVFSDGFRNTQRTFLWKRLFDGIVSLSILTLCLPILIGTYLAVRLDSKGPGFYRQRRVGLDGKVFEVYKFRSMRTDAEKAGAQWARQNDDRVTRVGRFIRRTRIDELPQLINVLSGDMSFVGPRPERPEFVAELSQEIPYYQDRHRVKPGITGWAQINYPYGASVEDTKEKLKYDLYYMKNCTLFLDFLILLKTIRVVLWPEGVR encoded by the coding sequence GTGCTGAACCTGTTCGGTCACTACGTCCGGGCGAATACCGTGCTCCTCGGGATCGCGGAATTTCTGTTCCTGGGCGTGGCCTTCTACCTTCTGGCTCTTCTGCTGCTCGGCGCGGCGGCGGGCGCCGGGGAACAGCATTTCGTGCTGACGCGCGTCCTTGTCCCGACCTGCGTGCTGATGCTGACGATGTTCTCGCTCGGCCTGTACGAGCCGCGGGCACGCCATGACCTGCGCGTGTTCCTGATCCGCCTGCTCGCAAGCTGCCTGGCGGGCGGGTTCGTCCTCTTCCTTTTCTTCATCCTCGTGGGTACGGGCGCGCGCGATGCAGGACTGACCGGGTTTTCGGCGAGCGGCGTCGCCTTCGTCGTCGTTCTGGTCCTGTGGTTCGCGTTCAACGCGATAACCCGCAGCGAGGCCTTCCGCACCCGCATGATCGTTCTGGGAACGGGCGAGCGCGCGGGCGAGGTGGCGAGCCTGGCGGCCCAGCCGGGCTCGAGCCTCTCGGTCGCGAGCATGCTGTCGGCCAGCGACATCAAGGACACGGAGACGGGCGAGGCGCGCAACCTTCTCGACCTGTGCCGGCGCACCGGCGCGACGGAAATCGTCGTCGCGCTGCAGGAGCGGCGCGGCGTGCTGCCGGTCAGCGAGCTTCTCGCCTGCCGGATGCACGGGATCAATGTGACCGACTATTCCACCTTCTGCGAGCGCGAGAGCGGCAAGGTGGACCTGGACAATGTGTACCCGAGCTGGCTGGTCTTCTCCGACGGCTTCCGGAACACGCAGCGCACTTTCCTCTGGAAGCGGCTGTTCGACGGAATCGTGTCGCTTTCGATCCTGACGCTCTGCCTGCCGATCCTGATCGGCACCTACCTGGCGGTGCGGCTCGACAGCAAGGGGCCGGGCTTCTATCGCCAGCGCCGCGTCGGCCTCGATGGCAAGGTGTTCGAGGTCTACAAGTTCCGCTCCATGCGCACCGACGCCGAGAAGGCGGGCGCGCAATGGGCGAGGCAGAACGACGACCGGGTGACGCGCGTCGGCCGCTTCATCCGCCGCACGCGCATCGACGAACTGCCGCAGCTGATCAATGTGCTGTCGGGCGACATGAGCTTCGTGGGCCCGCGTCCCGAGCGCCCGGAGTTCGTGGCCGAACTGTCCCAGGAAATCCCCTATTACCAGGACCGCCACAGGGTGAAGCCGGGGATCACGGGCTGGGCGCAGATCAACTACCCCTACGGCGCCTCGGTCGAGGACACGAAGGAAAAGCTGAAGTACGACCTCTATTACATGAAGAACTGCACGCTCTTCCTCGACTTCCTGATCCTGCTGAAAACGATCCGCGTCGTCCTGTGGCCCGAAGGCGTGCGCTAG